The nucleotide sequence TTTGCTTGCTGCAAAGGCCCTGGTGAGAACGGCAGGATTCAGTATCAGCTCTGCCAGGCCCTCTCCcctgcctcggtttccccacGTGGATCACACAAGAAGGGACTGCAAAAAGCGCAGGCTGCAGAAGGTGTGAGCGAGCAGTCATCCGGCCTGTCTTctccggggggggggtgggcaCATGCAAAGAGTTTTTGCCTCCTGTCCCTTCCTATCCGCTTCCTTAgtcctgtgcctcagtttctcagGATGTCGGGGGCGTTGACAGCAGCCTGCGTCCCTGAAGCATCACCCAGCTGAGCCGGGGTTGGGAGACTGCGTCACTACAGGCACAGCCTGTTCTGCGGGACCCAGCCGGGACAGGTAAGGCTGGGTGTTGCTGCACCACGTCCCTGGGGAGGAGGGTGTAAACCCCACAGTGCTCCTCCGGCAGGTCCCGCACAGCCGGATCCGGGCGGGAAGGCTGCTGGACAGCCCCGGCTACACCGGGCACCGCTGAGCACCGCTCCGCCATCCGCAGCCGGAGACAGGCGCTTTGCCTAGGAAACGTCACCCGGAGCTGTGCCAAGCTTCGTGCAGCCCCGAGGGCAGGAGCCAGCTGTGCCCTGGCATCCTGCGGCCAGCCTGCGCTTGTCATCCCATCTGCCTCCCCGGCCGCTTTAAACGGGAGGAggctccgctccgctcggcATCTCCGCGGGGAGCAGCCCGGGCTAGTACCACTGCTGGGATTAGGGAGAACCCACTATGCGTGCAGATATTTAGGAGAGGCTCATCTTTACTTTTTGCAAGCACTCTCTCCGAGCACCAGCCCCTGGACTCCCAGGACTCCGGCTGCGGAGCTGGGCTGGCTCCCGGCGTGCCCCTCTGCTTCAGCCAGAAGATGTCTCGGGCCATGCAGTGCCAGAGCCACctgccctggggcagctggATGCAGCTGCGTGGATCCCTGCCGGGGCGAAGGGGGACCCGGCGGCCGTACCTGTGTGCTGCGTCGGTGCCAGGTGAGCCATGCGCTGTGGCTGCAGGACTGCGACCCCGAATCTGTCTTCATCCTCGAGAAGCCTTGTCTTTGGTGGAAACCTCTCCCCACCCTTCTGGCTGAGCTCGTACGGTCTGTGGGTTGCCACAGCAAGATCCTAAGCCCATAAGCTGGGTGGTGCGAGCTCTGGTGGAAGACGAGGCCATCGCTGATGATGTGTGTGCTTCTTCCATCCAGGcactgccagcagctccttccTCAGGAAGATCCTCTGTGCAGATGGTGTGTCCTTCCCCAGGTATGGCGGGACACAGCTGGGGCCTGGCCTGAGCCCACTCAGCCCCTGTGACCACTGGGGACATGGGTCGTAGGCCTGGCTGCCTTGGGGCCGTTGGGGTGCTATGGGCTTAGCTGCTTCTTCGCTTCCACCTGGAAAACAACCCAGGCCTGGTTCCCTACCCCCTTGAATTCATTCCGACCCCTCTGCCTTGCTGTGGCCTCGTTCCCACACCGGGCAAGGGATGGCACAGTGTAGGGCTTGCTGACATGCCCTCAGCTCCTCTTCATGCGTGCAGCAGCCCCATGCTCTCCTTCGGTGCAGTgaaaggaaggggagaagggcaggagagctggatCTGCTCAGGTGCCTCCCACGGTACTCACGTTTGATCTGTAGACTGCCCACTCCACATCTGGACAGGGCACTGGGCAGCCTACTCCTGCCTTCCTCACAGCACTCTCCCTCCCCTTGCAGAAGGTGCGTACACTACCAAGGAGGGTCCCAGGAGCCCCCTGCCCAGCCTAGCTCCCCCCGCCATGGCCTGGCTGCACTGAGGAATGTGACTTCTTCTGGTAAGCTTGCAACCTTGCACCCAAAAGGATGGAGGGTCCTACACAACAGGTTGGGGACAGGTGCTGCCCTGAGCAGTGCAGTGGTGAGCAAGAGCAATGAGGGCTGGGACTCCTGGgttctgctctcctctctgcagccagctcaCTGAGGTGGCTTGTGGCACGCAACTTCTCCATTCCTCTGGAACTGGGAAGCCCTTGTCTTGCCAATCACCTTCCTCTTCCTAGATGCCATCAAGAAGCACCAGAAGAGCTTGTCTGCATGGTTCAGCCACCAACCCAATGAGGAGAGGCAGTTTGGCCCTTCCTTCTCACTAGACGCTGTCCACGTGGACCCAGTGATCCGAGAGAGCTCCCTGGAGGAGATTTTGAAGCCCTCGCCTGACCTGACCATccagcaccagctccagcagccctccagccgGGTAATCAGCCTCCAGAACCTTTTTGATGTGGACGCCTGTGGGCGGCAGGTGAAGACTGtggtgctgtttggcactgttGGCACAGGGAAGAGTACACTCATCAAGAAGATGGTAGTGGACTGGTGCCATGGGCGCCTGCCCCGCTTTGAGCTAGTCATCCCCTTCTCCTGTGAGGATCTGTCCCAGAGTCACACCCCCATCTCCCTGCGGCGCCTCATCACCAAGAAGTACCAGCACCTCCGCGATGTGGTGCCAGTGCTGGGCACTTCCAACCTCAGGATGCTTTTTATCCTCAATGGCCTAGAGCGCCTCAACTTAGACTTCCGGCTGGCTGGCACAGAACTGTGCTGTGACCCCAATGAGCCCGTGCCTCCCTCTGCCATCGTGGTCAACCTTCTGCGGAAATACCTCCTGCCAGAGGTCAGTGTTTCTGtcttcctccagctccttcGTGCTGGAGAAAGGCTGGGGGTGAGCCCTGGGGCATTGCAGACACAGCCTCTTGCCCTTATACTAATTGCTTGTAACCTAGCTTGGCTGTGAGTGAACAGTCATCCTTCATCCTTGGAGGAACTTGCCAAGGTGGCTTCATGTCACTGCTGCTGGTTTTTCTCTGTGGAGCCTTTGGAGCAATGGGCAAGCCttgaaagacaaagaaagcagTAGCTGGGAATCTGTCTGCCTGGCTGAGGCCTTCCAGACTATATTTATGTCTAGCACTGGATAAAGAAAGCTCTTTTGTCCCCTCTGACCAGGCCAGGTTTGAACCAACACCCTGTGGTCAGCAGCTCCTTGAACCACAGGCCCTGGCTGGTCTGATTCTTGTGCTATCATATGTGGGTCAGGGGCTTGGCATCCTGCTGAAGTTAGATCAAAGAGACAGAGGGAGCACCTCCAGACTCATCCTGTCCTCTGCTTCCAGGCCAGTATCATCGTCACCACACGCCCATCTGCAGTGCGCCGGATCCCGGGCAAGTATGTGGGCCGCTACGCTGAGATCTGTGGCTTCTCCGACACCAACCTCCAGAAGCTGTACTTTCAGATGCGCCTGAGCCAGCCTGGCTGCAATGGAGAAGATGGCAGTGATAACAGTCCAAGGAGTAGCTCAGGAGAGCAAGACAACTTAGTGGAAATGTTGTCAAGAAACCTGGAGCGCCACAACCAAATTGCTGCTGCCTGCTTCCTGCCCTCTTACTGCTGGCTAGTCTGCACAACACTGCATTTCCTCTACTTTACCAAGACGGTGCCTCCCAGTCAGACCCTAACTGGCATCTACACCAGCTTCCTGAGGCTCAACTTCAGCGGTGAGGTGCTGGACAGCACCGACCCCACCAATATCTCTATGATGAAGTATGTAGCCAAGACGGTTGGCAAGCTGGCCCACGAAGGGGTGATGTCCCGCAAGACCTGCTTCTCAGAGGAGGACTTGCAGCAGTGCTTTGAGGTGGAGATGAAGACCGAAAGTGAGCTCAACCTCCTGGAGGTTTTCCGCAGTGATGTCTTCCGCTTCTTCCTCACACCATGTGTGCAGCCAGGCAAAGAGCACACCTTCGTCTTCACCATTCCTGCTATGCAGGAATATCTGGCAGCCCTGTATGTAGTGCTGGGTGAGAAGAAGACCTTGGCACAGCGAGTGGGGAAGGAGCTGTCAGAGGTCTTTGGGAAGGTAAGTGAAGATGTTGTTGTGGTTCTGAACATCATCTCCAAGGTGCTGCCCTTGCGCTTCCTGCCAGTGCTTCTTAACCTGCTCAAAATCTTCCCTCGCTACTTCTCCCGGCTGAGTGGCAAGGACCGAGACACTATTGCCCGAACCATGGCAGAGGAGATGTTCAAAGAAGAGGACTATTTCAACGATGATGTCTTGGACCAGATCAATTCCAGCATCCTGGGCATGGAGGGCCCCATGCATCACCCTGACGAGATCTCTGATGATGAGGTCTTTGAGCTCTTCCCCATTTTCATGGGTGGGATCCTGTCCCGCCGTAACCGCGCCATCCTGGACCAGCTGGGCTGCTCCATCAAGAATCTAGCAGCCTTTGAGATCGCCAAGGCCATGAAGAAGACGGTTATCAGGAACAGCCGTAAAGGGCTGCCCCCATCTGAGATGATGGACtacctcttcttcctccatGAGTTCCAGAATGAACGCTTCACAGCTGAGGCCATCCGCTCCCTCCGGACCGTCAACCTCTCATCCGTCAAGATGACCCCTCTCAAGTGCTCTGTCCTGGCATCTGTCATGGGCACCACGTGCCACGAGGTGGAGGAGCTGAACCTGACATCCTGCAATATTGACACCAGCAGCCTGAGGACCCTCTTCCCTGTCCTGCTGCGGTGCAAGGCTCTCCAGTGAGTATCACCTTCTCTTGCCCTCGGGCAGCACtcaaaaaaacagattttgctttCACCTCTACCCATCTCAGGGCCCACCAGGAGCTGGAGCATggcaaaagcaggagaaaggcacgCAGGCCCTTGTTTATCCTCAGTGTAGACCAGGGGACTACAGCTTCCAATAGGCAACACTCCCAGCAGCGTTGCTCGGCACTGCATGCTGGGACTTGGAGTCCCAACACACCCTGCAGTGAGACTCCTTAGAGCTCTCTCCTACGTTTAGCACCACAGGCTGTCCCGCTTTTCTGCAGGGCCAGGTCTCTCCCGTTGCTTGGGAGGGTCTCGATGCCCAGAAGCAGCCAGCATGACTGTGTAGCCAGCTTTACTAACTCTGGCCAGGAGAGAGGCAGTCAAGGGTGGGTGTCTTGACTGCGCAAAGGGATTGGATCCTTTCCAGTCCATTCGTGGACTTGCAGTCTTCCCATCGCCCAGGGGGTGGCAGGCCACACTCAGTAAAGACGGACTGAGCTGTGCAGCTGGGCTGTGCAGAGCTTCCTTCCTCCAGATGCTCCAGAGGGCTTGGTAGAGTCCTACTCCCTCCTCAGACCTTCACCTGCTGCCCACAGGTCCCGATTCCCGtttctctgccctgcttctGCTAGTACTGGATCTGCTAACTGATGCTACCCAAACTCTGGTGGGACTGTAGGTGCACTTGCTGTGTGCTCCCTTTTGGAGAGGAAGCCTTGCCTGGACGTCTCTGGTGATCCCAGATGGGATGGTGACAGCGAGGGCAGGAGAAGGCTGGGGTGAAGGGAGAGAGCAGGGGTGCTCTCTTGCTCTCGCTGCCATTCCATCTCTTGCTCTGTATCAGTCTGCAGCTGAACAGCTTGGGCCCTGATGCCTGCAAGGAAATCCGTGACCTGCTCCTAGATGACAAGTGTGTGGTGAGCAACCTGCGGTGAGTACACAGCAGTGAGCGAGGCATCACCTCCGTGAAAGTGTCCCCGCCACCCACCCTGAACCCTGGGTCTGGGCCCCGTGCCTAGCCTTGGCCATTCCCCTGAGCTTGTGTGTCTGCAGGCTGGCAAACAACCCTGTGGGCGAGCAGGGGGCACAATTCCTGGCCGAGGCGCTGGCAGGCAACTGCTCGCTGACCCACCTCTCCCTGCTGCACACCTCGCTGGGGGACCAGGGTGTCGAGGTCATTGCTCAGCACCTGGCCAAGAACCAGCACCTTCAGGAGCTCAACTTGGGCTACAACTCCCTGGCAGACGCGGCTGCCCTGAGGCTGGTGGAGGTGGCCAAAAAGCACCCGACGCTGGACACGGTGCAGTGAGttcctcatttcttctttctcgCAGGCAGCACATCCAACCCAGCATCCCTCCGCTTAGCGGTGGATGCAGGGAGCCCCTCACCGCCTGTGTGCCCACCAGCCCTTACAGCGTCTCCCTGCCCTTTTTCTCCCAACCTGCAGCCTGTATTTCAATGACATCAGTGAGGAAGGCAAACGGGAACTTCACACCCTGCGCGTGGATCGGGACGGTGTCAGGGTGCTGGTCTTCCTTACAGCAGGCACCGATGTCTCTGACTACTGGTCCAACATCCTGAGTATAGTGCACAAGAACCTGCCTTTCTGGGACCGCGAGCGGGTACggcagcaccttgccctcatCCTGCAGGACCTGGAGAGCAGCCGGAGACAGACTGCCAATCCCTGGAGGAAGGCCAAGTTCCTGCGAGTGGAGAGCGAGGTCAAGAGGATGCTTGGGAAACTCCAGCACGGGAGCCTCTAAACAGCCATCTGCGTACCTGGCCAGGGAGGGAGCCGCGCTGCTGGAGGGTGCCCTGGGAGCACAACGTCTGTGCCCTTATCCTCGTGGAGATGCCCAGTGGTCAGGTGCTACTGAGGCTGTTAAAGGTGCTAGGCATATGGGGCTCAGCCCCTCGCTGTGGATAAGGCTGAAACGCGGGAGAACTGCACACAGAGCGGGCCAGGAGCAAACGGGGCTCGCTCTGGGCTTGGAGAGACCCACGGCCCCGGGCCTGGCACCCTGGCGTGACGCGAGCGGGGCAGGACTCAGCCTTGCTTGTGAAATTGTCGGTAGCATTAAAGTGCCCCCCGTTGTTTGCACCGAAGCATGCTAGCGCTAGGACTTGCTCTGCTCTCGAGGCCCTTCCCGGGGCAGGAATGCGGAGGAGCTGGTGCGTCAGTCCCTCCGGCGGCTGCGGCGGAGGGCTCCGGCGCTTCCCCGCCTTGCGGGGCTAGGCCCGGGCAGCCGCCCTGCTCGCGCTCCAGCCCGCGTCAAGCCAGAGGCGGTCTTTCCCTCCGGGCACTGCCCCGGGGGGCAGCTGCAAGCCGGACGCTTGGGCTGTGCTCCCCAGCCCCTCCGGGGTGCTGCTCCGAACCCAGCTGGGCGCAGGCTGGCagcgggagggcaggggagaTGCCAGGGTTGTTTAACCATTAAACCTGGGGCGTCTTGGAGGAGGCGGGGACACTGGCTTCTCTGCCACTTCATCCTGTACCTTGCTCCCTCTTGCACTCCCTGCAGCCATGAAGCAAATGAAAGGTACGTGCCGGGGCTGAGGGGCAGTGGCGCTTAGTCGTCCAAACACCCTTGCCCACACATGTCTCCAGGCCTTGCttctccggggggggggggcaggccaCGTCAGAGCCGAGGAAGGCTGTGGAAAGGTGCTATAAGCATCCTGGAAAATGCAGATGTATTTTGTGGGGGTGCTTGGCAGGAACCCCCTCTCCATGGGGCTGGGATCCTTGGGCTGGAAGAGGTGGGGAGAGGTTTCTTGGGGAGATGTGCGGGGGAAAGCCTCTGTGTCCACCTCTAGGCTCCAGCTTCCTACACCACCTCAGATGCTCTCGACGGCCCAGATCCCCCTATGCATCCCCATCCTAAAAGCCAGGTGACCCCCCCCCGCAGGGTTAGCCACCGTCTGCATACCGCTGCCCAGGCCAGGAGCCCGCTGGTCTGGGCGGCGGGTGCACGTCGGACCGGAGCAGCGGGTGTCCTGCTGCTCTGAAATGCAAGAAATCTCCAGTGGCAAGGCCAAGGGTGGAGCTGCGCCCAGGCACCGGCTGTGCCGGGAGGCTCTCCCAGCCGGGGGGCAGAGGGCGGCATCGGGCTGCGTGGACCCCTCACCCCTGCCGGCCCCCTGCCCGGCCTGTGAAGGAGCAAGCTCCAAGCGTTTGGGAGCCTGGGGTCTGCTTCCAGCCCGCTGCCTCCTGCGCTgacctcccctctccctccgcAGAGCTCGAGGGCGACACGAAGTCCATCCTGTAAGTGCTGCGCTCCCACGCGGCCGGGGGCTTCCGGGGTCTCGTGGCCCCTCAGCTCGGCCGTGCGCAGGCGCGTCCTCAGCTGGGGTGGTGGGTGCCTGGAGGAGCCACGGGGCGCTGTGGGCCCCCCGCCGCCTGCCCTCCGAGGGGCCTCCCCTGAGCTGTTAGCCGAGGAGAGGTGCAGGGGGACTCCGGGAGGGAGATCCCTTGCCAGCTTTCCCCGAGGAAGGGGAGGCGGGAGGCACTGGGAGCTATGGCCGCAGCCTGGCCCTTTCCGGGAGGAATGGGGGGTCTGGCCAACGGAAAGGCCATGCTGATGGGGCCTCTCTGGCCTtttgttatttcagaaaatttgaatttaacCCCAAAGAGGGGATCGACAACCCTGCCTTGTCGCTGGCTGAGGACGCGGGTAAATACCCTCATCTGTGGGGGATTCCCTGTGTCAGCCCGGGCCAGACAGCCGGGACCCCCGGGGGGGTCGCTCACGTCTAGGCTCTCTGAAGGTGGGGAGCAGTGGGCAGGCAAACACACAAGGCAGAAAGGAGCAGGGAGACGCGCGGCTgtgccgggggcagcggggcccccAGCTCTCGTAGGGGTGGAAAACCCGAGTGGGGATGCCTGCAGGGCCCCGCTCACGGGCTGCGCCCCCCCAACGCAGACGGCGAGGTCCCGGGGGAGCCCCGCTTCTACCTGCTGAGCAAGGGCAGCGCCGAGACCTTCGGTTTCCGCCTGCGCGAGGAGCCGGGCTGCCGGGGGCATGTCATCCGGCAGGTGGAGCTGGGGGGGCTGGCGCAGCGCAGGGGGCTGCAGGACGGGGACCGGCTCCTCCAGGTGAACGGCCACTTCGTGGACCACATGGAGCACGGCAGGGTAAGCCGCGGGACCGGCCCGCGCGCCCGCGCGGTGCGGCGCTGcatccccccgccccgggggggccCATCCCCGTGGGgcgctgctggaggggaggctTCACCGCCCGGCCCCTTGCAGGTGGTGCGGAAGATCGAGGCCAGCGGGAACCAGGTCCTCCTGGCGGTGCTGGATGGCGAGTCCTACGACGCGGCCAAAGCCCTGGGCAGGGACCTGTCCCAGATGCTGCCGGGTGACGTCCGCCCGCGGCTTTGCCACATCACCAGGGACAAAAGCGGTTTCGGCTTCAGCGTCTCGGGGCCCGAAGGTAAcccgggggccgggcgggccgggccgcgaggcccccgcggcggcagcggcggcggtggcggggggcCCGCGCCGGACTGCCGCGCTCCTCCGGGCAGGCGCCAAGGGCACGTTCCAGCTGTCGGTGCGGCGCGACGGGCCGGCCGAGCGAGCGGGGCTGCCCTCCGGCTCCTGGCTCCTGGAGCTGAACGGGGCCAGCGTGAGGAGCTACTCGCACGCGCAGCTCGCCAGGAAGGTGCGTgcagcccggggccggcggcgggcgctcgcCCGCGCTCGCCGGCGCTGAGCAGCCCCGCGCTTCCCACCCAGCTCAAGCGAAGCGGCAGCAAGGTGACGCTGCTGGTGGCATCTGGCGCGGCGGAGGAGTTTTACCGCCTGCGGGGCCTGCGGGTCACAGCCGCCTTGGCGGACGCCTCCTGGCTCCCCTTCAAGGTCCGGAAGCTGCACATGGTGAAGGAGCCGGAGGGCTACGGGTTTCTGCTCAAGGAAGAAAAGTGCAGCTCGGGGGCCACGGGTGAGCGCCTGGGGGGAGCAGTGCATCCCCCAGCAAGAAGTGCCGGCGGTTTGGGAGGAGCCCTGTCACCATGGGGGCTGCCAGCCCCCCTCTCCCTGGCTGAGCG is from Rhea pennata isolate bPtePen1 chromosome 24, bPtePen1.pri, whole genome shotgun sequence and encodes:
- the NLRX1 gene encoding NLR family member X1 — translated: MSRAMQCQSHLPWGSWMQLRGSLPGRRGTRRPYLCAASVPGTASSSFLRKILCADGVSFPRRCVHYQGGSQEPPAQPSSPRHGLAALRNVTSSDAIKKHQKSLSAWFSHQPNEERQFGPSFSLDAVHVDPVIRESSLEEILKPSPDLTIQHQLQQPSSRVISLQNLFDVDACGRQVKTVVLFGTVGTGKSTLIKKMVVDWCHGRLPRFELVIPFSCEDLSQSHTPISLRRLITKKYQHLRDVVPVLGTSNLRMLFILNGLERLNLDFRLAGTELCCDPNEPVPPSAIVVNLLRKYLLPEASIIVTTRPSAVRRIPGKYVGRYAEICGFSDTNLQKLYFQMRLSQPGCNGEDGSDNSPRSSSGEQDNLVEMLSRNLERHNQIAAACFLPSYCWLVCTTLHFLYFTKTVPPSQTLTGIYTSFLRLNFSGEVLDSTDPTNISMMKYVAKTVGKLAHEGVMSRKTCFSEEDLQQCFEVEMKTESELNLLEVFRSDVFRFFLTPCVQPGKEHTFVFTIPAMQEYLAALYVVLGEKKTLAQRVGKELSEVFGKVSEDVVVVLNIISKVLPLRFLPVLLNLLKIFPRYFSRLSGKDRDTIARTMAEEMFKEEDYFNDDVLDQINSSILGMEGPMHHPDEISDDEVFELFPIFMGGILSRRNRAILDQLGCSIKNLAAFEIAKAMKKTVIRNSRKGLPPSEMMDYLFFLHEFQNERFTAEAIRSLRTVNLSSVKMTPLKCSVLASVMGTTCHEVEELNLTSCNIDTSSLRTLFPVLLRCKALHLQLNSLGPDACKEIRDLLLDDKCVVSNLRLANNPVGEQGAQFLAEALAGNCSLTHLSLLHTSLGDQGVEVIAQHLAKNQHLQELNLGYNSLADAAALRLVEVAKKHPTLDTVHLYFNDISEEGKRELHTLRVDRDGVRVLVFLTAGTDVSDYWSNILSIVHKNLPFWDRERVRQHLALILQDLESSRRQTANPWRKAKFLRVESEVKRMLGKLQHGSL
- the NHERF4 gene encoding Na(+)/H(+) exchange regulatory cofactor NHE-RF4 yields the protein MKQMKELEGDTKSILKFEFNPKEGIDNPALSLAEDADGEVPGEPRFYLLSKGSAETFGFRLREEPGCRGHVIRQVELGGLAQRRGLQDGDRLLQVNGHFVDHMEHGRVVRKIEASGNQVLLAVLDGESYDAAKALGRDLSQMLPGDVRPRLCHITRDKSGFGFSVSGPEGAKGTFQLSVRRDGPAERAGLPSGSWLLELNGASVRSYSHAQLARKLKRSGSKVTLLVASGAAEEFYRLRGLRVTAALADASWLPFKVRKLHMVKEPEGYGFLLKEEKCSSGATGQFLWEVDAGLPAERAGMKEGDRLLAVNGESIEGLDHQQTVLRIRAHADRVTLLVIDPAGDEFYRSIGLSPLQFFEDSDAASGSCTPSPAHLPDDGSPGCCDLDVGPDGPISWLATAAAAVGIAQSQCLEE